Proteins found in one Miscanthus floridulus cultivar M001 chromosome 4, ASM1932011v1, whole genome shotgun sequence genomic segment:
- the LOC136552088 gene encoding peroxidase 55-like: MEKWRRRRHLLLAAAAVVLVAAITLPSTEAKLSPDYYRSTCPDVEAIVRAVVAKKVNETFVTVPATLRLFFHDCFVEGCDASVIIASRDNDAEKDAPDNVSLAGDGFDTVVRAKAEVEKKCPGVVSCADILAIAARDVVTMSSGPHWTVQLGRLDGLVSKAGNVAGKLPGPNMRVKDLAAMFAKHNLSTLDMVALSGAHTVGFAHCTRFTDRLYHHGGNGASVDPSYNPAYARQLIDACPPDVGADIAVDMDPITPTAFDNAYYANLAGGLGLFTSDQALYSDGASRPVVRGFAKNQTRFFEAFKDAMVKLGSVGVKAGRHGEIRRDCTAFNE, encoded by the exons ATGGAGAAATGGAGAAGACGCAGGCACTTGCTGCTTGCTGCTGCAGCCGTGGTCCTGGTGGCAGCAATAACGCTGCCGTCCACGGAAGCAAAGCTGTCCCCGGACTACTACCGGTCGACGTGCCCGGACGTCGAGGCGATCGTGCGGGCAGTGGTGGCCAAGAAGGTCAATGAGACCTTCGTCACGGTCCCGGCCACGCTCAGACTcttcttccacgactgcttcgtcgAG GGGTGTGATGCGTCGGTCATCATCGCGTCCCGCGACAACGACGCCGAGAAGGACGCGCCCGACAACGTATCCCTCGCCGGCGACGGCTTCGACACCGTGGTGCGCGCCAAGGCCGAGGTTGAGAAGAAGTGCCCCGGCGTAGTCTCCTGCGCCGATATCCTCGCCATCGCCGCCAGGGACGTCGTCACCATG TCGTCTGGCCCCCACTGGACCGTCCAGCTTGGGCGGCTTGACGGGCTCGTCTCCAAGGCCGGCAACGTCGCGGGCAAGTTGCCGGGACCCAACATGCGCGTCAAGGACCTCGCCGCCATGTTCGCCAAGCACAACCTCAGCACGCTGGACATGGTCGCGCTCTCGGGCGCGCACACCGTCGGGTTCGCGCACTGCACCCGCTTCACGGACCGCCTCTACCACCACGGCGGCAATGGCGCGTCGGTGGACCCGTCGTACAACCCGGCGTACGCGCGGCAGCTCATAGACGCCTGCCCGCCGGACGTCGGCGCGGACATCGCCGTCGATATGGACCCAATCACACCGACCGCCTTCGACAACGCCTACTACGCCAACCTCGCCGGCGGCCTGGGCCTGTTCACCTCCGACCAGGCGCTGTACAGCGACGGCGCGTCGCGGCCGGTGGTGAGGGGCTTCGCTAAGAACCAGACGCGCTTCTTCGAGGCGTTCAAGGACGCCATGGTCAAGCTGGGCAGTGTTGGGGTGAAGGCCGGCAGGCACGGGGAGATCAGGAGAGACTGCACCGCATTCAACGAGTAG